One part of the Thiothrix nivea DSM 5205 genome encodes these proteins:
- a CDS encoding DNA topoisomerase III: MATDCLPTTSKLMLYLCEKPSQARDIAHVLGANGRGDGFLHGNGVQVTWCFGHLLEQAEPAAYGEQYKRWNLASLPILPQQWKLEVKKSGSRQFRVIKGLLAKTQHVVIATDADREGEMIAREVMELCRYQGQVSRLWLSALDDASIRKALGQLRPGAFTENLYQAGLARSRADWLVGINLSRAYTLTAQRSGQLQANVGALSVGRVQTPTLRLVVDRDEQIRNFVPVDYWEVVAHCLPDGNTQTFKANWVPGKGKPGVDEEGRCIDQLLAEQVTTACKGQQAEVLRCDTERKRQAAPLPYDLSSLQVEATRRWRLGAQQVLDIAQALYEKHKLVTYPRTDCCYLPVSQYSEVGGVLKALLKTDQNLAELVAQANPRLKSKVWNDSKITAHHGIIPTAAAGRLEQLSEHEYSIYDLIRRRYLAQFFPVHEYDQTTIELDCQGYRFRATGRVSRVLGWKIAYQGPETETPDGKPEANDPEAQALPALNKGDQVLMQDLTGTKRQTKPLPPYTEGTLIQAMKGIAKLVENPKLKAILKENAGIGTEATRAAVIETLLQRKLLEREGKRKCLRATPKGITLIGMLPGAVKNPALTAAWEQALEAVASGEMTLAEFMGKQEHWLNKMLERVRAAV, encoded by the coding sequence ATGGCGACAGACTGTCTCCCGACGACAAGTAAGTTGATGCTATACCTGTGCGAAAAGCCCAGCCAGGCGCGCGACATCGCCCACGTGCTGGGCGCCAATGGTCGGGGCGACGGTTTTCTGCACGGTAATGGCGTACAGGTGACATGGTGCTTCGGCCATTTGCTGGAGCAGGCGGAGCCTGCCGCTTATGGCGAGCAATACAAGCGTTGGAACCTTGCCTCCCTGCCGATCCTGCCCCAGCAATGGAAGCTGGAGGTGAAAAAGTCCGGCTCCAGGCAGTTCCGGGTCATCAAGGGACTGCTGGCGAAGACCCAACATGTGGTGATCGCGACTGATGCTGATCGTGAAGGCGAAATGATCGCCCGTGAAGTGATGGAGCTGTGCCGCTACCAGGGGCAAGTTTCGCGCTTGTGGTTATCAGCATTGGATGACGCCAGTATCCGCAAAGCACTCGGTCAGCTCAGGCCGGGGGCTTTCACCGAAAACCTGTATCAGGCCGGTCTGGCACGTAGCCGCGCTGACTGGCTAGTGGGGATAAACCTTAGCCGTGCCTACACCCTGACTGCCCAACGTAGCGGCCAGTTACAGGCCAATGTAGGGGCGCTAAGTGTCGGGCGGGTACAAACCCCGACATTGCGGCTGGTGGTGGATCGGGATGAACAAATCCGCAATTTCGTGCCAGTCGATTATTGGGAAGTTGTCGCTCATTGTCTGCCGGATGGCAATACGCAAACCTTCAAAGCCAACTGGGTTCCTGGCAAGGGCAAACCGGGAGTGGATGAGGAAGGGCGCTGCATCGACCAGCTCTTGGCGGAACAGGTGACGACGGCATGCAAGGGGCAACAGGCCGAGGTGCTACGCTGCGACACCGAGCGCAAACGGCAGGCCGCGCCCTTACCCTACGACCTTTCCAGCCTCCAGGTAGAAGCCACGCGGCGCTGGCGGCTGGGTGCGCAACAGGTGCTGGACATCGCCCAGGCGTTGTACGAAAAGCACAAGCTCGTGACTTACCCCCGTACCGATTGCTGCTATCTGCCGGTTTCCCAGTACAGTGAAGTAGGGGGCGTGCTTAAAGCGCTACTAAAAACCGACCAGAATCTGGCGGAATTGGTTGCACAAGCCAACCCCCGCCTCAAAAGTAAGGTTTGGAATGACAGCAAGATCACTGCTCACCACGGCATCATCCCTACTGCCGCCGCAGGCAGACTGGAGCAACTATCCGAACACGAATACTCCATCTACGACCTGATCCGCCGCCGCTATCTGGCGCAGTTTTTCCCCGTCCACGAATATGACCAGACCACGATCGAACTGGACTGCCAAGGCTACCGCTTCCGTGCTACCGGCCGGGTTAGCAGGGTCTTGGGCTGGAAGATTGCCTATCAGGGGCCGGAAACCGAAACGCCAGATGGTAAGCCGGAGGCAAATGACCCAGAAGCACAGGCATTGCCTGCCCTGAACAAGGGTGATCAGGTACTGATGCAGGATTTGACTGGCACCAAACGCCAGACCAAACCGCTGCCGCCCTACACAGAAGGCACGCTGATCCAGGCCATGAAGGGCATCGCCAAGCTGGTGGAAAACCCCAAGCTCAAGGCTATCCTCAAGGAAAACGCCGGAATCGGCACCGAAGCTACCCGCGCCGCCGTCATCGAAACTTTGTTGCAGCGCAAACTGTTGGAACGTGAAGGCAAACGCAAATGCCTGCGAGCCACCCCAAAGGGTATTACCCTGATCGGAATGCTGCCTGGAGCCGTCAAAAATCCGGCTCTGACCGCTGCTTGGGAACAGGCACTGGAAGCGGTCGCCAGTGGGGAAATGACGCTGGCAGAATTCATGGGCAAGCAGGAACATTGGTTAAACAAGATGTTGGAACGGGTGAGGGCAGCGGTGTGA
- a CDS encoding DUF29 domain-containing protein, which translates to MGAALYETDFYGWANEQARLLREHRLEELDLNNLLAEVETMAGRERRELVSRLRVLLAHLLKWQYEPDRRGKSWQFTIRTQARDIRDLLGDNPSLKSHLPEALEKGYGQARELAAYETGLEESTFPEACPYDLDQALTGGYYPE; encoded by the coding sequence ATGGGCGCTGCACTGTACGAAACCGACTTTTACGGATGGGCGAACGAACAAGCGCGGCTATTGCGTGAACACCGCCTGGAAGAACTGGACTTGAACAACTTGCTGGCAGAGGTCGAAACCATGGCAGGACGTGAACGCCGGGAACTGGTAAGCCGTTTACGTGTACTGCTGGCGCACCTGTTGAAGTGGCAATACGAACCAGACCGCCGGGGCAAGAGCTGGCAATTCACCATCAGGACGCAAGCCCGCGACATCCGCGACCTGTTGGGCGACAACCCAAGCCTGAAAAGTCACTTGCCGGAAGCCCTGGAAAAAGGCTACGGCCAAGCGCGGGAACTGGCAGCCTATGAAACCGGGCTGGAAGAAAGCACCTTCCCGGAAGCCTGCCCCTATGACCTTGACCAGGCACTGACGGGGGGCTACTACCCCGAATGA
- a CDS encoding Txe/YoeB family addiction module toxin, with protein sequence MMVCFEAQGWEDYLYWQQADRKALKRINELIRDIQRNPFDGIGKPEPLKHNLSGCWSRRITETHRLVYLVQDGQFIILQCRYHY encoded by the coding sequence ATGATGGTGTGCTTTGAGGCGCAAGGCTGGGAAGATTACCTGTACTGGCAGCAGGCAGACCGCAAGGCGCTGAAACGCATCAATGAACTGATAAGGGACATCCAGCGGAACCCTTTCGACGGCATAGGCAAGCCGGAACCGCTCAAGCACAACCTATCGGGTTGTTGGTCAAGGCGCATAACGGAAACACACCGCCTTGTGTATCTGGTGCAGGATGGGCAATTCATCATCCTGCAATGCCGTTACCACTACTGA
- a CDS encoding type II toxin-antitoxin system Phd/YefM family antitoxin, producing MQAVTYSEARNNLATMLDRAVDDHETIIITRKHGRNAVLMSLEDFNAWKETEHLLKSPNNAKRLLQSLENARKGQSLTDRELVE from the coding sequence ATGCAGGCAGTGACCTATAGCGAAGCAAGGAACAACCTTGCAACCATGCTGGATCGGGCAGTTGATGACCATGAAACCATTATCATCACCCGCAAACACGGGCGTAACGCCGTGCTTATGTCGCTGGAAGACTTCAACGCCTGGAAGGAAACAGAGCACCTGTTGAAATCACCAAACAATGCAAAACGCCTGTTGCAATCGCTGGAAAATGCCCGCAAGGGTCAAAGCCTGACAGACAGGGAATTGGTTGAATGA
- a CDS encoding NAD(P)/FAD-dependent oxidoreductase, producing MNKKITIIGAGFAGLSAIRQVRKLDQNAEITLVAPRAELHYLPGIIWIPNRLRTRADLTVPLDNFFQRMNVKFHQGNATGLRDGGRIVATDTGEIHNDGLIIASGGRFIKKLPGIEHAITPCEGISAAEKIRDRLEAMQGGSIAIGFAGNPNEPSAMRGGPMFEFLFGIDTLLRQQGRRDKFHLTFFSPAPQPGNRLGPKAMSGLLSEMGKRSIETHLGHKMKGFTAEKVMTEGGEFNADLILFMPGMTGNQWFDNTELPRSTGGLVKADQHCKVEGWDKVYVAGDSGSFPGPDWMPKQAHMADLQAEAAAKNLLADLNGGAADATFKVELVCIVDSVNKGTLVARTEKRSLVLPSCRVFHWMKRGFEWWYLRQYR from the coding sequence ATGAACAAAAAAATTACCATCATTGGCGCTGGCTTTGCTGGCCTGAGCGCTATCCGTCAAGTGCGCAAGCTCGACCAGAATGCAGAAATCACCCTGGTCGCGCCACGCGCCGAACTGCATTATCTGCCCGGTATCATCTGGATTCCCAACAGACTGCGCACCCGCGCAGACCTGACCGTGCCGCTGGACAACTTCTTCCAGCGCATGAATGTCAAGTTCCACCAAGGCAACGCTACTGGCCTGCGCGATGGTGGGCGGATCGTGGCAACCGACACAGGTGAAATCCACAACGACGGTCTGATCATTGCCTCCGGCGGACGTTTCATCAAGAAACTGCCGGGTATTGAACATGCCATCACGCCTTGCGAAGGCATCAGTGCTGCCGAAAAAATCCGCGACCGGCTGGAAGCCATGCAAGGCGGCAGCATCGCCATCGGCTTTGCAGGCAATCCGAACGAACCCAGCGCCATGCGTGGCGGCCCGATGTTCGAGTTCCTGTTTGGCATTGATACCCTGCTGCGCCAGCAAGGCCGCCGCGACAAGTTCCATCTGACCTTCTTCAGCCCTGCCCCCCAGCCCGGCAACCGACTCGGCCCCAAAGCCATGTCTGGCCTATTGTCCGAAATGGGCAAGCGCAGCATCGAAACCCACCTCGGCCACAAAATGAAGGGTTTCACGGCTGAAAAAGTCATGACTGAAGGCGGTGAATTTAACGCCGACCTGATCCTGTTCATGCCCGGCATGACCGGCAACCAGTGGTTCGACAATACCGAACTGCCCCGCTCCACCGGTGGCCTGGTCAAGGCTGACCAACACTGCAAGGTGGAAGGCTGGGACAAGGTTTACGTCGCGGGCGATTCCGGCAGTTTCCCCGGCCCCGACTGGATGCCAAAACAGGCACACATGGCTGACCTGCAAGCGGAAGCTGCGGCGAAAAACCTGCTGGCTGACCTGAATGGCGGGGCTGCGGATGCCACTTTCAAGGTTGAACTGGTTTGCATCGTCGATTCCGTCAACAAAGGCACACTGGTGGCGAGGACTGAAAAACGTTCATTGGTGTTACCATCCTGTCGGGTATTCCACTGGATGAAGCGTGGGTTTGAATGGTGGTATCTGCGTCAGTACCGCTGA